One window of the Paenibacillus beijingensis genome contains the following:
- a CDS encoding IclR family transcriptional regulator, producing the protein MNRNEVGTLKKGLDIFHLLVEQPGLSTQEIIEKLKLNQSTAYRLVSTLEQNHFISKNKQNRYAVSDILLSKLMNKNQQRHDYFLWRSVSFMDRLSSETGETTYIGMLQGTDVMITQAVQGKYATRTHHEIGDRLSLHADAIGKCLLAFQDKKEQIRIMDQLSFDQKTEHTITSLQLFHEELDRIKTNGYSLDNEEGEIGVRCIGAPIRKGDQVIAAIALTGPSVRMSREKDAFHIELVTACARAISETL; encoded by the coding sequence ATCAACCGCAACGAAGTCGGAACGCTAAAAAAAGGGCTGGATATTTTCCATTTGCTTGTCGAGCAGCCGGGCTTGTCCACTCAGGAGATCATCGAAAAGCTGAAGCTGAATCAAAGCACCGCTTATCGTTTGGTGAGCACACTGGAGCAGAACCATTTCATTTCGAAAAACAAGCAGAATCGTTATGCAGTATCGGATATTCTGCTCTCCAAGCTTATGAACAAGAATCAGCAACGGCATGATTATTTCCTGTGGAGATCGGTTTCGTTTATGGATCGCTTAAGCAGCGAAACCGGGGAGACAACCTACATCGGCATGCTCCAAGGGACGGACGTGATGATAACACAGGCCGTTCAAGGAAAATATGCTACGCGGACCCATCATGAAATCGGAGATCGCCTTTCTCTTCATGCCGATGCGATCGGGAAATGTCTGTTAGCATTCCAAGACAAGAAAGAGCAGATCAGGATCATGGATCAATTATCTTTTGATCAAAAGACGGAGCATACGATTACGTCCCTGCAATTATTTCATGAGGAATTAGACCGTATCAAAACAAACGGTTATTCCTTGGACAACGAAGAGGGAGAAATCGGCGTCAGATGTATAGGTGCGCCGATTCGTAAAGGCGATCAAGTCATTGCGGCCATCGCGTTAACCGGCCCTTCGGTTCGAATGAGCAGAGAAAAGGACGCCTTTCATATTGAGCTTGTTACAGCGTGCGCTAGAGCGATTTCGGAAACACTTTGA
- a CDS encoding luciferase family protein, producing the protein MKQSKRDFLMEQLLLWPGVTVQPHRFGGDEFVLDGKEIGHLHGDHLVDLMLTKPVRDRVVEAGLASPHHIYPDSGWVSVYLKTTEDVKQAIELLRMNYERIEKSRKA; encoded by the coding sequence ATGAAACAATCCAAACGGGATTTTCTGATGGAACAACTGCTCTTGTGGCCCGGAGTAACGGTTCAGCCTCACCGGTTCGGCGGTGACGAATTTGTTCTGGACGGCAAGGAAATCGGACATCTGCATGGGGATCATCTTGTCGATCTGATGCTCACCAAACCTGTTCGGGACAGAGTGGTTGAAGCCGGGCTCGCCTCCCCCCATCACATCTATCCCGACTCGGGATGGGTTTCGGTTTATTTGAAGACAACTGAAGATGTAAAACAGGCAATCGAACTATTGCGCATGAATTATGAACGGATCGAAAAATCGCGGAAGGCTTAG
- a CDS encoding TetR/AcrR family transcriptional regulator, translating into MEEAAAGTADRILLAALRLMQEKGFKSVTIKDIAQASQVSEMTVFRHFETKKGVLEAAVTKYSYIPSFKKLFDERIVWDLEQDLGLIAESYLDSMDHNQSIFLIAVQERTTMPELAGFISENTMQLKQLIAAYFIAMQDKKKMVHSDANVQAMTFLTTLYGYFSSTALWGTQFIRESKEQFIQQFIAAFCNGLKK; encoded by the coding sequence ATGGAGGAAGCAGCAGCGGGAACCGCGGACCGGATTCTTCTGGCAGCTCTTCGCTTAATGCAGGAAAAAGGGTTCAAATCGGTGACGATCAAAGATATTGCTCAAGCCTCGCAAGTCAGCGAAATGACCGTTTTCCGTCATTTTGAAACGAAAAAAGGGGTTTTGGAAGCAGCCGTTACGAAATACTCGTATATTCCGAGCTTCAAGAAATTATTTGATGAAAGAATCGTTTGGGACTTGGAACAAGACCTTGGGCTGATTGCCGAGTCTTATCTTGATTCGATGGATCATAATCAATCGATTTTTCTGATTGCGGTTCAAGAACGGACAACAATGCCTGAACTGGCAGGATTTATTTCCGAAAATACAATGCAATTGAAGCAGCTTATCGCAGCCTATTTTATTGCGATGCAGGATAAGAAGAAGATGGTTCATTCCGATGCGAACGTGCAAGCGATGACTTTCTTAACGACGTTATATGGCTATTTTTCTTCAACCGCCTTATGGGGTACACAATTCATCCGCGAATCGAAAGAACAATTCATTCAACAATTTATCGCTGCTTTTTGCAACGGGTTAAAAAAATAA
- a CDS encoding NAD(P)-dependent oxidoreductase yields the protein MKLIVFGATGGTGRQAVELLLAAGHEVTAVVRQPDKFEMFHERLIVIRGDVFAPSTIQSAMVGKDAVLSALGVNHRQPTTVYSEGTDHVIRAMRNAGVHRLICLSASALEIPPDTRFMPRLIIQLIVRRLFKHLYEDMERMEQNVRRSALDWTIIRPPRLTNGSRTGTYRIAVNRPMTKAKGLRGISRADLADCMVDLLNNPASYQSLIEISY from the coding sequence ATGAAACTGATCGTTTTCGGAGCTACCGGCGGCACCGGCCGTCAAGCTGTGGAGCTACTGCTGGCCGCAGGCCATGAGGTGACCGCCGTCGTCCGACAACCCGACAAGTTTGAGATGTTTCATGAACGACTGATTGTCATACGGGGGGATGTGTTCGCCCCTTCCACAATCCAGTCTGCCATGGTTGGGAAAGATGCCGTGCTTTCAGCACTTGGCGTCAATCACCGACAACCGACAACCGTTTATTCGGAAGGTACGGACCATGTGATCCGGGCCATGCGAAACGCCGGTGTGCACCGGCTCATTTGCTTATCGGCTTCCGCTCTCGAGATCCCTCCGGATACGCGGTTTATGCCGCGTCTGATCATTCAATTGATTGTTCGGCGCTTATTTAAACATCTTTATGAAGACATGGAGCGGATGGAACAGAACGTTCGCCGATCCGCACTTGATTGGACGATCATCCGCCCTCCGAGATTAACGAACGGCTCGAGAACGGGCACATACAGAATTGCCGTCAATCGACCGATGACCAAGGCGAAAGGTCTACGAGGAATTTCGCGGGCGGATCTCGCCGACTGTATGGTAGACCTGTTGAACAACCCCGCTTCTTATCAAAGTCTCATCGAAATCTCCTATTAA